A region from the Sphingomonas flavescens genome encodes:
- the ccmE gene encoding cytochrome c maturation protein CcmE, with the protein MRPKNQRLALVCAAIAAVLLAVLLAMWGLRDRASYFYTPADIMAGKAAGGQAIRLGGMVETGSIQRAPDGVTIRFRLTDGRAATPVTYRGIVPDLFREGSGAVAEGRMQGDTFVADTILAKHDERYMPPELGNLSAEHKVGKTLEK; encoded by the coding sequence GTGAGGCCCAAAAACCAGCGGCTGGCGCTGGTCTGCGCAGCAATCGCCGCCGTGCTGTTGGCGGTCCTCCTTGCTATGTGGGGTCTGCGCGATCGAGCATCCTACTTCTACACGCCGGCTGACATCATGGCCGGTAAGGCTGCGGGTGGTCAGGCAATACGGCTGGGCGGCATGGTTGAAACGGGCTCGATCCAGCGCGCGCCCGACGGAGTCACCATCCGGTTCAGATTGACGGACGGGAGGGCCGCAACGCCGGTGACGTACCGAGGCATCGTCCCAGACCTATTCCGCGAAGGTAGCGGCGCCGTCGCCGAGGGGCGGATGCAAGGGGATACATTCGTCGCTGACACCATTCTCGCCAAGCACGACGAGCGTTACATGCCACCGGAACTCGGCAACCTTTCAGCTGAGCACAAGGTTGGGAAGACGCTGGAGAAATGA
- a CDS encoding heme lyase CcmF/NrfE family subunit — protein sequence MIAEAGLAALWLAAGLAIYQLVLMVLALRSDVSVARPMRAVAVSQGLLTIIAFAALLLVFARSDMSVALVFANSHSDKPFIYKIAGAWGNHEGSMLMWVTILSVSGAFLALFSRKLTERTLISGLGSQAVLAIGFYAFLLIASNPFKRLFPAPPNGQGLNPLLQDPGLAFHPPTLYLGYVGLSVAFSLAVGALLTNEVDSRLARAMRPWVLGAWVFLTLGITAGSYWAYYELGWGGYWFWDPVENASLMPWLAATALLHSINVLAARGALKAWTMMLAVIAFSMSMVGTFLVRSGILTSVHAFAIDPERGTFLLALLTIYVGAAFVLFAWRGATLKEGAPFQLISRETGLVVNNLILSVILGIVFLGTLYPLFVEGISGEKMSVGAPYFNAVAGPLALVLAALVGVGPLLRWRRERRPVLAKLKIPALLGVTAFVITIIISASNSLLSRFGFAVAAFLAASSILPLLGRNPLRAPLATWGMVVAHLGIAVSLAGMASNAAFTSERLAVVQLGETVKVGPWLVQLEDVTPTAGQNWTAIEAQLRATRGSGPLFLHPQTRYFTDPVTETNEAAIDTFWNGQLYTVLGKADPSGGWQVRLWWKPFVTLIWAGGFLIAFGGALALGGRLWRMRRRGASSDWRRERYA from the coding sequence ATGATCGCGGAGGCGGGCCTCGCAGCGCTTTGGCTGGCAGCTGGCCTAGCTATTTATCAGTTAGTCCTGATGGTTCTCGCATTGCGCAGCGATGTGTCGGTCGCCCGGCCGATGCGAGCCGTTGCCGTCTCTCAAGGGCTACTGACGATTATTGCGTTCGCTGCGCTGCTCCTCGTTTTCGCCCGTAGCGACATGTCCGTCGCGCTTGTTTTCGCCAACAGCCACAGCGACAAGCCGTTTATCTACAAGATCGCGGGAGCCTGGGGGAACCACGAGGGCTCGATGCTGATGTGGGTTACCATCCTCTCCGTATCCGGGGCGTTTCTGGCGCTATTCTCACGCAAGCTTACCGAGCGAACCCTGATTTCAGGCCTGGGCAGCCAAGCGGTCCTCGCCATCGGCTTTTATGCCTTTTTGTTGATCGCTTCGAACCCGTTCAAGCGCCTGTTCCCAGCGCCGCCGAACGGGCAGGGCCTTAACCCACTGCTGCAGGACCCGGGGCTCGCCTTCCACCCCCCGACGCTTTACCTCGGCTACGTTGGCTTGTCGGTCGCCTTCAGCCTCGCCGTCGGCGCGCTGCTCACCAACGAGGTCGACAGCCGCCTGGCTCGCGCCATGCGGCCCTGGGTGCTAGGTGCCTGGGTGTTTCTTACACTCGGCATTACGGCCGGAAGCTACTGGGCTTATTACGAGCTTGGCTGGGGCGGCTACTGGTTTTGGGATCCGGTAGAAAACGCGTCCCTGATGCCTTGGCTAGCGGCGACAGCCTTGCTGCATTCCATCAACGTTCTCGCGGCGCGCGGCGCGCTTAAAGCCTGGACCATGATGCTCGCAGTGATTGCTTTCTCGATGTCGATGGTCGGGACTTTCCTTGTGCGATCCGGCATTCTGACATCGGTCCACGCGTTTGCGATCGATCCAGAGCGCGGAACTTTCCTGCTGGCATTGCTGACGATCTATGTCGGCGCCGCGTTCGTCTTGTTCGCGTGGCGCGGCGCGACGCTCAAAGAGGGGGCACCGTTCCAGCTCATCAGTCGCGAAACAGGGCTGGTAGTGAACAACCTGATTCTCAGCGTCATCCTGGGCATTGTCTTTCTGGGCACGCTCTATCCGCTCTTCGTCGAGGGGATCAGCGGCGAGAAGATGTCGGTCGGTGCACCTTATTTCAACGCGGTCGCCGGCCCCCTCGCTCTCGTTCTGGCGGCGCTCGTAGGTGTCGGTCCACTGCTTAGGTGGCGGCGGGAGCGACGCCCTGTGCTCGCGAAGCTGAAGATCCCCGCGCTTCTCGGCGTTACCGCTTTCGTCATCACAATAATCATCTCGGCCAGCAATAGCCTGTTGTCGCGTTTCGGATTTGCCGTCGCCGCATTCCTCGCGGCTTCCAGCATTCTGCCGCTGCTCGGCCGCAATCCCTTACGCGCTCCGCTCGCGACGTGGGGCATGGTCGTTGCGCACCTGGGTATTGCGGTGTCACTGGCCGGCATGGCCTCAAATGCTGCTTTCACGAGTGAGCGCCTTGCCGTGGTTCAACTCGGAGAGACGGTCAAAGTTGGCCCATGGCTCGTTCAACTCGAGGACGTCACGCCGACCGCCGGGCAGAATTGGACCGCAATCGAAGCGCAATTGCGCGCAACCCGGGGCTCCGGCCCGCTCTTTCTTCACCCGCAAACCCGATATTTCACCGATCCGGTCACCGAAACCAACGAGGCCGCGATCGACACGTTCTGGAACGGGCAGCTTTATACGGTTCTCGGCAAGGCCGATCCATCCGGTGGTTGGCAGGTGCGGCTTTGGTGGAAACCATTCGTGACCCTGATCTGGGCGGGCGGGTTTCTGATCGCATTCGGTGGCGCGCTCGCACTGGGGGGACGGCTCTGGCGGATGCGGCGGCGAGGTGCGTCGTCGGATTGGCGTCGCGAGCGCTACGCATGA
- the ccmC gene encoding heme ABC transporter permease CcmC, which yields MHALANPARFLRLARPLTTWSLLIGVTLALIGVAAGLFFTPPDYLQGETVRILYIHVPAAWLGMAGWLGIAGASVSQIVWRHPLAAIAGRAVAPAGATFAAICLITGSIWGRPTWGTWWEWDGRLTSMLILFFMYLGYIALGSAERERGGERRIAAIYGLVGAINLPIIHYSVLWWRTLHQGQSITVTGSSIDNSLLWPLPLTMIGFTCLFTAVALMRMRAELAETKVEARMRRLSA from the coding sequence ATGCACGCCCTAGCGAACCCTGCCCGATTCCTGCGTTTAGCACGGCCACTGACGACATGGTCGCTGCTAATCGGTGTGACACTTGCGCTGATTGGGGTCGCGGCCGGGCTGTTCTTCACACCGCCGGACTACCTGCAGGGGGAGACAGTCCGCATTTTGTACATCCACGTCCCCGCGGCGTGGCTCGGCATGGCGGGGTGGCTGGGCATCGCTGGGGCGTCGGTCAGCCAGATTGTCTGGCGTCATCCTCTGGCAGCAATCGCCGGGCGCGCCGTGGCGCCTGCCGGGGCAACGTTTGCAGCAATTTGCCTCATAACCGGTTCAATCTGGGGTCGGCCGACATGGGGGACGTGGTGGGAATGGGACGGTCGCCTGACCTCGATGCTGATCCTGTTCTTCATGTATCTTGGATACATTGCCTTGGGATCCGCCGAGCGGGAGCGAGGCGGGGAGAGGCGCATCGCAGCTATCTACGGCCTGGTAGGGGCGATCAACCTGCCCATCATTCATTACTCGGTGCTCTGGTGGCGAACGCTCCATCAAGGCCAGAGCATTACTGTGACAGGATCGTCGATCGACAACTCATTGTTGTGGCCTCTTCCCCTGACAATGATTGGGTTCACCTGCCTGTTCACTGCGGTAGCGCTGATGCGCATGCGCGCCGAGCTTGCTGAGACTAAGGTTGAAGCACGTATGCGGAGATTGAGCGCGTGA